In Treponema primitia ZAS-2, a genomic segment contains:
- the hisF gene encoding imidazole glycerol phosphate synthase subunit HisF: MQAKRIIPCLDVDDGRVVKGVKFKGIQDAGDPVELARRYNDDGADELTFLDIGASYKSRATLLDVVRQVAAEVFIPLCVGGGIRTVEDMREAMNAGADKVSVCTSALQNPALLTEMARAYGSQCVVLSIDAKRVEHSGSEKPKWNAYSHGGREDTGIDAVEWAIKAVELGAGEILLNSIDADGTGAGYNLELTRAILAAVPVPVIASGGAGTLDQIANVLLPPGEQGGDQWGNADAALVASLLHFGKTTIPEIKKYAESKGVCVRW, encoded by the coding sequence ATGCAAGCCAAGCGAATAATTCCCTGCCTGGACGTGGACGACGGCCGGGTGGTAAAGGGCGTCAAGTTCAAGGGCATACAGGACGCCGGGGACCCGGTGGAACTGGCCCGGCGTTACAACGATGATGGCGCCGACGAGCTGACCTTTCTGGACATCGGCGCTTCCTATAAAAGCCGGGCTACCCTGCTGGATGTTGTTCGCCAGGTAGCAGCAGAAGTGTTCATCCCCCTCTGCGTAGGCGGCGGTATACGGACCGTAGAAGATATGCGGGAAGCCATGAACGCCGGGGCCGATAAGGTTTCTGTTTGCACATCGGCTTTGCAGAACCCCGCCCTGCTCACCGAAATGGCCCGGGCTTATGGAAGTCAATGCGTGGTGCTGTCTATCGACGCCAAGCGGGTAGAGCATTCCGGAAGTGAAAAACCGAAATGGAATGCCTATTCCCACGGCGGGCGGGAGGACACGGGCATTGATGCGGTGGAGTGGGCCATAAAGGCAGTGGAGCTGGGGGCGGGGGAAATACTCCTCAATTCCATTGACGCGGATGGCACAGGGGCGGGCTATAATTTGGAACTGACCCGGGCCATCCTGGCGGCGGTTCCGGTTCCGGTGATAGCCTCAGGGGGCGCGGGTACCTTGGACCAGATAGCCAATGTGCTTCTGCCTCCGGGGGAGCAGGGTGGCGATCAATGGGGTAATGCCGACGCTGCCCTGGTAGCATCACTGTTACACTTTGGAAAAACTACGATACCGGAGATCAAGAAATACGCAGAATCAAAAGGAGTGTGTGTCAGATGGTAA
- the hisD gene encoding histidinol dehydrogenase: MRILVSADFDSYWEGLSVPVTDEGVSAAVREVIAGVRKDGDAAVRSYAARFDRSSPETLEVPMSALKAAWENLRAEEPELAAALELAAGHIRRFAEKQKAQFGDFEYEMSPGLFTGQRVIPVQRAAIYVPSGRFPLISTVLMGAIPAVVAGVPEVMAVSAPLEDGLPDRRILAAAYIAGLHRVFAIGGAQAIAALALGTKTVPRVDIIAGPGNKYVAAAKRLLFGEVGIDFVAGPTDVLIIADDTADVPRTGVSGASSAIAVTDAADLAAADMLAQAEHDPDARARVLVPNRDFADRVAVALEKRLAVLPTAETARASLDAGGLIIVYETKDEALRIANTIAPEHLELQVANPESWVPALKNYGSLFIGDMAAEVLGDYSAGINHTLPTSGSARFSGGLSVRHFLKTVTTLRCEKGSGFEEARLAAECIAQAEGLIAHRESAAARSKPLTPGSIENHRSREGGALVYPVYSRRSRGLSVGINLFPDEKICTFDCPYCEVFPFKTDISFSVPLMEQTLREVLSQAHSQSIEVKDICFSGNGEPTISPHFPAALEAALRIRDELVPWAALVVITNATGLLNDRIFELLRSAAAGKAALRIWLKLDAGTEAWYSRMDQSSVPFDSLRARIREFAALAPFTVQTMICAIDGAPPSAEEATAWERLVLDLAGGGKIRSVQIYGKARPSPGDPQASQLPLSFLEERAASLRTALGGSGRDAIPVEVFP; the protein is encoded by the coding sequence GTGAGAATATTAGTGAGCGCCGATTTTGACAGCTACTGGGAGGGGCTTTCTGTTCCCGTTACTGATGAAGGGGTGTCCGCTGCGGTTAGGGAAGTTATCGCCGGGGTGCGGAAAGACGGTGATGCGGCGGTGCGCAGTTATGCTGCCCGATTTGACCGGAGTTCCCCGGAAACTCTGGAAGTGCCCATGTCCGCCCTTAAGGCTGCCTGGGAAAATCTCAGGGCCGAGGAGCCGGAATTGGCGGCGGCACTGGAACTGGCAGCGGGACATATAAGACGTTTTGCGGAAAAGCAGAAAGCTCAGTTCGGGGACTTTGAGTATGAAATGAGCCCCGGGCTTTTTACAGGCCAGCGGGTTATCCCGGTTCAGCGGGCTGCCATCTATGTGCCCTCGGGGCGCTTTCCCCTGATCTCCACGGTCCTCATGGGGGCCATCCCCGCAGTCGTAGCCGGAGTCCCGGAAGTTATGGCAGTATCGGCGCCCCTGGAAGACGGCCTCCCGGATCGGCGCATCCTGGCCGCCGCATACATCGCCGGACTTCATCGGGTCTTCGCTATCGGCGGCGCCCAGGCCATAGCGGCCCTGGCCCTGGGTACCAAAACTGTTCCTCGCGTAGACATCATCGCCGGTCCGGGCAACAAGTATGTGGCCGCCGCCAAGCGCCTCCTCTTCGGCGAAGTGGGCATAGACTTTGTGGCAGGCCCCACTGACGTGCTTATCATCGCTGACGATACCGCCGATGTCCCGCGAACCGGCGTCTCCGGCGCAAGCAGTGCCATTGCTGTTACCGATGCTGCGGATCTTGCCGCCGCAGATATGCTGGCCCAGGCGGAACACGATCCTGATGCCCGCGCCCGGGTTTTGGTCCCCAACAGGGATTTTGCTGACCGGGTCGCCGTTGCTTTGGAAAAGCGCCTGGCGGTTTTGCCCACTGCGGAAACTGCCCGGGCATCCTTGGACGCCGGGGGGCTCATCATCGTTTATGAAACAAAAGACGAGGCCTTGCGCATTGCCAATACCATTGCTCCTGAGCACCTGGAACTCCAGGTTGCCAATCCGGAAAGCTGGGTACCTGCACTGAAAAACTACGGCAGCCTCTTCATCGGGGATATGGCAGCGGAGGTGTTGGGGGATTATTCCGCAGGGATCAACCACACACTTCCCACCTCCGGGAGCGCCCGCTTTTCAGGCGGCCTTTCGGTGCGGCATTTCCTCAAAACCGTCACCACCCTTCGTTGTGAAAAAGGTTCCGGCTTTGAGGAAGCTCGCTTGGCTGCGGAATGCATAGCTCAGGCGGAGGGCCTGATCGCCCACCGGGAAAGCGCCGCAGCCAGGAGTAAGCCATTGACCCCTGGTTCTATCGAAAACCACCGCAGCCGGGAAGGGGGCGCCCTGGTGTACCCAGTCTATTCCCGCCGATCCCGGGGCCTGTCTGTGGGAATCAACCTCTTCCCTGATGAAAAAATCTGTACTTTTGACTGCCCCTACTGCGAGGTTTTTCCGTTTAAGACAGACATTAGTTTTTCTGTCCCCCTGATGGAGCAGACTTTGCGGGAGGTTCTTTCTCAGGCCCATTCCCAATCAATAGAAGTGAAGGATATTTGTTTTTCCGGCAATGGGGAGCCTACGATCTCTCCCCATTTTCCCGCTGCTCTGGAAGCGGCGCTCCGCATTCGGGATGAACTTGTTCCCTGGGCTGCCCTGGTGGTGATCACCAACGCCACAGGATTACTGAACGATCGGATCTTTGAATTATTGCGTTCTGCCGCTGCCGGAAAGGCCGCTCTCAGGATCTGGCTGAAACTGGACGCAGGGACCGAAGCCTGGTACTCCCGGATGGACCAATCTTCAGTCCCCTTCGACAGTCTCCGCGCCCGGATACGGGAGTTCGCCGCCCTGGCCCCCTTTACCGTGCAGACCATGATCTGCGCCATAGACGGCGCCCCGCCATCGGCTGAGGAGGCCACAGCCTGGGAGCGCCTGGTTCTGGACCTTGCCGGGGGCGGTAAGATCCGCTCGGTGCAGATTTACGGCAAAGCCCGCCCAAGCCCTGGCGACCCCCAGGCTTCCCAACTGCCGCTATCCTTCCTTGAAGAACGGGCCGCGTCCCTCAGAACCGCCCTGGGCGGGTCCGGAAGGGACGCCATACCGGTGGAGGTTTTTCCCTGA
- a CDS encoding nitroreductase family protein, translating into MSSIFQRRSVRSFLPKPVEDDKIERILRAGMEAPSAHNRRPWEFIVITGEADRQAIAGMSPYAKMAASAAAIIGVCVNLDLGGVENPEDTWWVQDLSAVTENILLQIVEEGLGGVWLGWYPDKDRVRAFADRFKFPPTVLPFSVIPLGYPAKKADGADRFDPRRVHYGVYGTQK; encoded by the coding sequence ATGTCCTCAATTTTTCAGCGCCGGTCGGTACGGAGTTTTCTTCCTAAGCCGGTGGAAGATGACAAGATAGAGCGTATACTCAGAGCTGGAATGGAGGCCCCCTCGGCCCATAACCGGCGGCCCTGGGAGTTTATCGTCATTACCGGGGAAGCGGATCGGCAGGCTATTGCCGGGATGAGCCCCTACGCCAAGATGGCCGCCTCCGCCGCTGCGATCATCGGGGTTTGCGTCAACCTGGACCTGGGGGGCGTTGAAAACCCCGAGGATACCTGGTGGGTCCAGGACCTTTCGGCGGTTACGGAGAACATACTCCTCCAAATTGTCGAAGAAGGGCTGGGCGGGGTATGGCTGGGCTGGTACCCGGACAAGGACCGGGTCCGCGCCTTTGCGGATCGTTTCAAGTTTCCGCCTACGGTGCTGCCCTTTTCGGTGATCCCCCTGGGGTATCCCGCCAAAAAGGCGGACGGGGCGGACCGTTTTGATCCCCGGCGGGTCCATTACGGTGTCTATGGAACGCAAAAATAG
- the hisB gene encoding imidazoleglycerol-phosphate dehydratase HisB: MARIAEITRKTNETDITIKLNLDGTGGARLNYPIGFMGHMLNTFARHGLFDLEVRATGDLEVDQHHLVEDTGIVLGQCFAKALGEKRGIRRVGSCLYPMDETLARAAVDISGRPFLVFDAQLSGIPLVSAPLGGGEGTATFQTDTVEDFWQGFSIAAGFTLHLDILRGRSDHHKIEALFKAAARAFREAVEIDPRSADSIPSTKGVLV; the protein is encoded by the coding sequence ATGGCGAGGATTGCTGAGATAACGAGGAAAACTAACGAGACGGATATTACCATAAAGTTGAACCTGGACGGGACCGGGGGGGCGCGGCTGAATTATCCTATAGGGTTTATGGGTCATATGCTCAATACTTTTGCGCGGCACGGGCTTTTTGATCTGGAGGTCCGGGCTACGGGGGACCTGGAGGTGGATCAGCATCATCTGGTGGAGGACACAGGGATAGTGTTGGGCCAATGCTTCGCAAAAGCCCTGGGGGAGAAACGGGGGATACGGCGTGTGGGGAGCTGCCTCTACCCCATGGATGAAACCTTGGCCCGGGCTGCGGTGGATATTTCCGGGCGGCCCTTCCTGGTTTTTGATGCCCAGCTTTCCGGCATCCCCTTGGTGTCCGCGCCCTTGGGAGGCGGGGAGGGGACCGCCACCTTTCAGACTGATACTGTAGAAGATTTCTGGCAGGGATTCAGCATTGCTGCGGGTTTCACCCTGCACCTGGATATACTTCGGGGCAGAAGCGATCACCACAAGATAGAAGCGCTGTTCAAAGCGGCAGCCCGGGCTTTCCGGGAGGCTGTGGAAATTGATCCCCGTTCAGCGGACAGTATTCCGTCCACAAAAGGGGTGCTGGTATGA
- a CDS encoding DUF3842 family protein — translation MERKNSMKRIIVIVDGMGGGIGVQLIGKIRELIDRDWPGQWDIVALGTNSTATERMVKAGAHRGATGENAVKVSVGMGEFILGPIGIVLANSLMGEISPAMAQAVLAAPGERILIPIQQDHFTLAGFDPMPLGKMVEKAVEILKEKMGQAEKIATKGSK, via the coding sequence ATGGAACGCAAAAATAGCATGAAGCGCATCATTGTCATTGTAGACGGCATGGGAGGCGGCATCGGGGTGCAGCTCATCGGTAAGATACGGGAGCTCATTGACCGGGACTGGCCCGGGCAGTGGGATATCGTAGCCCTGGGAACCAATTCCACCGCCACGGAACGGATGGTAAAGGCCGGGGCGCACCGGGGGGCCACCGGAGAAAATGCGGTGAAGGTTTCCGTGGGCATGGGGGAGTTCATCCTGGGCCCTATCGGGATAGTGCTGGCAAACAGCCTCATGGGGGAGATAAGCCCCGCCATGGCCCAGGCGGTGCTCGCCGCTCCGGGGGAACGGATACTGATCCCCATCCAGCAGGATCATTTTACCCTGGCAGGCTTTGATCCAATGCCCCTGGGGAAGATGGTGGAGAAGGCCGTAGAAATACTCAAAGAAAAGATGGGCCAGGCAGAAAAAATTGCAACAAAAGGTTCAAAATAA
- the ybaK gene encoding Cys-tRNA(Pro) deacylase gives MPKPKPVKTNAQRLLDAAGIQYTIAEYQVDEGDLSGVHAAELLGIPAERVFKTLVLQGASGAYIVCCIPVAEELDLKKLARLAGEKKADLIPQGELLSITGYIRGGCSPIGMKKQFPTYIDETAELFETIAVSAGARGCQLILAPGDLIRYSAGSLADLSFRPGPG, from the coding sequence ATGCCCAAACCTAAGCCTGTAAAGACCAATGCCCAGCGGCTCCTTGACGCCGCGGGAATCCAATACACCATTGCGGAATACCAGGTGGATGAAGGGGACCTTTCCGGGGTCCATGCGGCGGAACTCTTGGGCATACCCGCGGAGCGGGTCTTTAAGACCCTGGTCTTACAGGGGGCAAGCGGCGCTTATATTGTGTGCTGCATCCCCGTGGCGGAGGAATTGGACCTGAAAAAGCTGGCCCGTCTGGCGGGTGAAAAAAAAGCCGACCTTATCCCCCAGGGAGAACTCCTTTCCATTACCGGGTACATCCGGGGCGGCTGCTCTCCCATAGGCATGAAAAAGCAATTCCCAACTTATATTGATGAAACTGCGGAACTTTTTGAAACCATCGCGGTCAGCGCCGGGGCTCGGGGCTGCCAACTCATCCTGGCCCCGGGGGATCTTATCCGCTATAGTGCCGGAAGCTTAGCGGATTTAAGCTTCCGGCCCGGACCTGGATGA
- the hisE gene encoding phosphoribosyl-ATP diphosphatase, with product MVIASIDVQDGRVVQLKQGAELVLHRDNAAELAEEFDRYGEVAVIDLDAAMGKGSNLEMIKLLLRKAECRVGGGIRNTEQAKELVSLGARKIILGSSVFRNPDKKGAGIAGGEFAVNVPFLEAMVKKIGKERIIVAVDAKSFAERGGEKNYGIVVDGWKTPTGLDLIETAKTVEPYASELLFTCVDREGTMTGIDLEPVKKLREAVSCGITAAGGVSTLEEIESLAALDCDVQLGMALYTGKISLADAFTASLNWKKGTPALPVIAQSPDGQVLMTGFADKEAVAETFKRGNLCFHSRSRDKLWMKGESSGNTLSLRRLRADCDRDAILAIVEPAGPVCHTGDWSCFGTNRRYTWEYLQSVIAERFRNPTPGSYTATLDDELVREKVMEEAEEVCTAKTHDEIVWESADLLYFTTALITRSGVNVGEVLDELDRRHKK from the coding sequence ATGGTAATCGCTTCAATAGATGTGCAAGACGGCAGGGTTGTTCAGCTTAAGCAGGGGGCGGAGCTGGTTTTGCACAGGGATAATGCGGCGGAACTGGCTGAAGAATTTGACCGCTATGGGGAAGTGGCGGTTATCGATTTGGACGCCGCCATGGGAAAGGGTAGTAACCTTGAAATGATAAAACTCCTGCTTCGCAAAGCGGAATGCCGGGTGGGCGGGGGAATCAGAAATACTGAGCAGGCAAAGGAACTGGTGAGCCTGGGGGCCCGGAAGATTATCCTTGGGTCATCGGTATTCAGAAACCCTGACAAGAAGGGCGCGGGAATAGCCGGGGGCGAATTTGCCGTTAACGTTCCTTTTTTGGAGGCCATGGTTAAAAAAATTGGAAAGGAACGGATCATCGTCGCCGTGGACGCCAAAAGCTTTGCCGAAAGGGGCGGTGAGAAAAACTACGGGATAGTGGTGGATGGCTGGAAGACCCCAACCGGCCTTGACCTTATCGAAACGGCAAAGACGGTGGAGCCCTATGCCTCGGAACTCCTCTTTACCTGTGTTGACCGGGAAGGCACCATGACCGGCATCGACCTGGAACCGGTAAAAAAACTACGCGAGGCGGTTTCCTGCGGCATCACCGCCGCCGGAGGGGTCTCTACCCTGGAAGAAATAGAATCACTGGCTGCCCTGGATTGCGATGTCCAGCTCGGTATGGCCCTGTACACCGGTAAGATCAGCCTAGCGGATGCCTTCACCGCTTCACTTAACTGGAAGAAAGGTACTCCGGCTTTGCCCGTGATCGCCCAGTCTCCGGACGGCCAGGTTCTGATGACCGGCTTTGCGGACAAAGAGGCGGTGGCGGAAACTTTTAAGCGGGGCAATCTCTGTTTCCACAGCCGCAGCCGGGACAAACTCTGGATGAAGGGCGAAAGTTCTGGGAACACACTAAGCCTGCGCCGCCTCAGGGCTGACTGTGACAGGGATGCTATTCTGGCGATAGTGGAGCCTGCCGGGCCGGTCTGCCATACCGGGGATTGGTCCTGTTTCGGGACTAACCGCCGCTATACCTGGGAATACCTCCAGTCGGTCATTGCTGAACGGTTCCGCAACCCCACTCCCGGCTCCTATACGGCGACCCTGGACGACGAACTGGTCCGGGAAAAGGTGATGGAAGAGGCCGAAGAGGTCTGTACTGCCAAGACCCACGATGAAATTGTCTGGGAATCGGCGGACCTGCTCTACTTCACCACCGCCCTTATCACCCGCTCCGGGGTAAACGTAGGGGAAGTGCTGGATGAATTGGACCGGAGGCACAAAAAGTGA
- the hisH gene encoding imidazole glycerol phosphate synthase subunit HisH — MIGVIDYGAGNLGSVMNALKRMGCEAEFVRGPEELSGGSGAKAPYEKVLFPGDGHFATAMASLKKSGYAAALQEWIQADKPFLGICIGLQLLFDSSEEAPPVDGKPVRGLGVIPGTVKRFPGRKVPQIGWNQTQARPASKLFRGLPENSFFYYIHSYYVDPVDESAAAAWAEYYLRYCSVVERGALAAVQFHPEKSGALGLQVLENWAR; from the coding sequence ATGATTGGGGTGATTGATTACGGCGCAGGAAACCTGGGTTCGGTGATGAATGCCCTGAAGCGGATGGGCTGCGAGGCCGAATTTGTCCGGGGCCCCGAGGAGCTGTCCGGCGGGTCCGGGGCTAAAGCGCCTTACGAAAAGGTGCTCTTCCCCGGGGACGGCCACTTTGCTACCGCCATGGCTTCCCTGAAAAAATCCGGTTATGCTGCGGCGCTCCAGGAATGGATTCAGGCGGACAAGCCTTTCCTGGGCATCTGTATCGGCCTTCAGCTCCTGTTCGATAGTTCTGAGGAAGCGCCGCCTGTGGACGGCAAACCTGTGCGCGGCCTGGGCGTAATCCCCGGCACCGTAAAACGCTTCCCGGGCCGCAAGGTCCCCCAAATCGGCTGGAACCAGACCCAGGCCAGGCCCGCATCAAAACTGTTTCGGGGCTTGCCGGAAAATTCATTTTTTTACTATATACATTCGTATTATGTGGACCCGGTGGATGAATCGGCAGCCGCCGCCTGGGCCGAATACTACCTGCGCTACTGCTCTGTGGTGGAGCGGGGTGCTTTGGCAGCGGTTCAGTTTCACCCGGAAAAGTCCGGGGCTCTGGGGCTGCAGGTTTTGGAGAACTGGGCGCGGTAG
- the hisC gene encoding histidinol-phosphate transaminase has product MSSYWNQRTQKLSPYIPGEQPRDGEFIKLNTNENPYPPSPKVIEAIKAAAADTMRLYPDPVCGELREAIAGRYGVTPEQVFVGNGSDEVLAFAFGAFFDQDILFPDITYSFYPVYAGLWDISFRSIPVSDDFSINYKDYLIPNGGIIFPNPNAPTGRSLPLEDIFAIASYQEKLGKVLIVDEAYAAFAAGRVSAVSSGGRHNLLTVHTLSKAFSLAGLRVGFAIGSEELIEGLNRVKDSFNSYTLDRLAQAGAAAAIRDSDYYEGITAKVIATRERVVATLIAQGFTVIPSEANFLFIQAPGKPGPEFLVALRERGILVRHFNKPRIADYLRVSIGTDEEMDAFLAACGEIGK; this is encoded by the coding sequence GTGAGCTCATACTGGAATCAACGCACACAAAAACTGTCCCCATATATACCCGGCGAACAGCCCCGGGACGGGGAATTTATCAAACTCAATACCAACGAGAATCCCTACCCGCCATCGCCTAAGGTTATTGAGGCGATTAAGGCTGCTGCTGCGGACACCATGCGGCTTTACCCGGACCCGGTTTGCGGGGAACTGCGAGAGGCTATTGCAGGCCGCTACGGGGTTACGCCGGAACAGGTCTTTGTAGGGAACGGGTCAGATGAGGTTTTGGCCTTTGCCTTTGGCGCGTTTTTTGACCAGGATATACTATTTCCGGATATCACCTACAGTTTTTATCCGGTTTATGCTGGTTTGTGGGATATCAGTTTCCGCAGCATTCCTGTTAGCGATGATTTTTCTATCAATTACAAAGATTACCTGATTCCTAACGGTGGGATTATCTTTCCAAACCCCAATGCGCCTACCGGCAGGTCCCTGCCCCTGGAGGATATATTTGCCATTGCCAGTTACCAGGAAAAACTGGGTAAGGTACTGATAGTTGACGAAGCTTATGCAGCTTTTGCCGCCGGGAGAGTGTCTGCGGTTTCCTCAGGCGGACGGCACAACCTGCTCACGGTGCATACCCTTTCTAAGGCGTTTTCCCTGGCGGGGCTCCGGGTGGGATTTGCCATCGGCAGTGAGGAACTTATTGAAGGGCTTAACCGGGTAAAGGACAGTTTTAATTCCTATACCCTGGACAGGCTGGCCCAGGCCGGCGCTGCTGCCGCTATCAGGGACTCAGACTATTATGAGGGGATAACAGCAAAAGTAATTGCCACCCGAGAACGTGTTGTCGCCACTCTGATAGCTCAGGGTTTCACCGTAATTCCCTCGGAGGCAAACTTTCTCTTTATCCAGGCCCCGGGCAAACCGGGCCCCGAATTTTTAGTCGCCCTCCGTGAGCGGGGGATTTTGGTGCGTCATTTCAACAAACCCCGGATCGCAGATTACCTGCGGGTAAGCATCGGTACCGATGAGGAAATGGATGCGTTCCTTGCGGCTTGCGGGGAAATCGGGAAATAA
- a CDS encoding MFS transporter — MKLSFKDIYRPGVKYTRFLSVILLYGIAYGLYRGIQDNYLAELVHITSFERGVVEFFREIPGLLVVLIFALMYRLSENRVFKIGVIFLTVGLGSFLLVGTGKVQVIIVMVLFSMGEHIVLPLRSTVSMHLAKKETGGRALGVTGAMDQAGRITGFILVSALFFIFAKLGYSRNDSLFFRVVFALSFAIMAAALVVVLPMEESTEKVQRRRFYFAKKFSKFYMLEVFYGARKQVFLTFAPYVLILQYGADASVISLLMAVSAAFGIVFNPLIGKLIDKVGYKIIMVSDTLILVVVCFFYGFAHRIFPRDIAFMVVCANYVLDAIISLASMATNVYVQDIASSQEEVTATLSTGISVNHVISIFIALMGGWIWKVTGIEVLFTISAFLGLLNSVYAATIKKPV, encoded by the coding sequence ATGAAACTATCCTTCAAAGATATTTATCGTCCCGGGGTTAAATACACCCGGTTTCTTTCGGTTATCCTGTTATATGGTATTGCCTATGGCTTGTACCGGGGTATACAGGATAATTACCTGGCGGAACTGGTCCACATTACCAGCTTTGAACGGGGGGTGGTGGAATTTTTCCGGGAAATCCCCGGGCTTTTGGTGGTACTGATCTTTGCCCTGATGTACCGGCTTTCGGAAAACCGGGTGTTCAAGATCGGGGTTATATTCCTGACTGTCGGGCTGGGGAGCTTCCTCCTGGTGGGAACCGGAAAGGTCCAGGTGATAATTGTCATGGTCCTCTTCAGCATGGGGGAGCACATTGTCCTGCCCCTGCGGAGCACCGTATCAATGCACCTGGCAAAAAAAGAAACCGGGGGCAGGGCCCTGGGGGTGACCGGCGCCATGGATCAGGCAGGCAGGATCACCGGGTTCATCCTGGTATCGGCCCTGTTTTTCATCTTCGCCAAGCTGGGGTACAGCCGGAACGATAGCCTCTTTTTCAGGGTAGTCTTTGCCCTATCCTTTGCCATTATGGCCGCCGCCCTGGTGGTTGTGCTGCCCATGGAAGAATCCACCGAAAAGGTACAGCGCCGGCGTTTCTACTTTGCCAAAAAATTCTCCAAGTTCTATATGCTGGAGGTCTTTTATGGCGCCCGGAAGCAGGTCTTCCTCACCTTTGCCCCCTATGTGCTGATCCTCCAGTACGGCGCCGATGCCTCGGTAATCTCCCTGCTCATGGCGGTAAGCGCCGCCTTCGGCATCGTCTTTAACCCCCTGATCGGAAAACTTATCGATAAGGTAGGGTATAAAATCATCATGGTCAGCGACACCCTGATCCTGGTGGTGGTTTGTTTCTTCTACGGTTTTGCCCACCGGATCTTCCCCCGGGATATCGCCTTTATGGTGGTCTGCGCAAACTACGTGTTGGACGCCATCATCTCCCTGGCCAGCATGGCAACCAATGTCTATGTGCAGGATATCGCTTCCAGCCAGGAGGAAGTCACCGCCACCCTTTCCACGGGGATATCCGTAAACCACGTGATCAGCATCTTTATCGCCCTTATGGGGGGCTGGATCTGGAAAGTTACGGGTATCGAGGTGCTTTTTACCATTTCGGCTTTTTTGGGGTTACTGAATTCGGTGTATGCGGCGACTATTAAGAAACCTGTTTAA
- the hisG gene encoding ATP phosphoribosyltransferase yields MEKLRILIPKGRIFDNVARLFSEAGFPISLADRTYRPIIGADWLDAKIMKPQNVGELLELGSHDAGFTGIDWIRESGADVVELLDLGMDKVRIVAAAPAGMDEGALRAKKLVAATEYVNLAGEWLKQQGYQYRILRTYGATEVFPPDDADMIIDNTSSGQTLKDNGLRIVAVILESSTRFVASRAAMADPEKRRRIEELAMLFKAVLDGRDRVMLEMNIPKDRFAEIVAGLPAMKSPTVAPLYGDEGYAVKIAVKKHEVPDLIPRLKKLGAGDIVEYDLRKVVP; encoded by the coding sequence ATGGAAAAACTGAGGATACTGATCCCTAAGGGACGGATTTTTGACAATGTGGCGCGGCTCTTTTCCGAGGCGGGGTTTCCCATATCCCTGGCGGACCGGACTTACCGGCCGATTATCGGCGCGGACTGGCTGGATGCCAAGATCATGAAGCCCCAGAATGTGGGTGAACTGCTGGAACTGGGGAGCCATGATGCGGGGTTTACGGGCATCGACTGGATCAGGGAAAGCGGCGCCGATGTGGTGGAGCTGTTGGACCTGGGTATGGACAAGGTCCGCATTGTGGCGGCGGCGCCTGCCGGCATGGATGAGGGGGCGCTCAGAGCAAAGAAGCTGGTGGCGGCCACGGAATACGTGAACCTTGCCGGGGAATGGCTCAAACAGCAGGGCTACCAATACCGCATACTCCGTACCTATGGCGCTACCGAGGTTTTTCCCCCCGACGATGCGGACATGATCATCGACAATACTTCCTCGGGGCAAACCCTGAAGGATAACGGCCTGCGTATCGTTGCGGTGATCCTGGAATCCTCCACCCGCTTTGTGGCGTCCAGGGCGGCCATGGCTGACCCGGAGAAACGGCGGCGTATTGAGGAACTGGCCATGCTCTTTAAGGCGGTCCTGGACGGCCGGGACCGGGTGATGCTGGAAATGAACATCCCCAAGGACCGGTTTGCAGAAATTGTAGCCGGGCTTCCGGCCATGAAAAGCCCCACGGTTGCGCCCCTTTATGGGGACGAGGGCTATGCGGTGAAGATCGCGGTGAAGAAGCACGAGGTCCCGGATCTCATCCCCCGTTTAAAGAAACTCGGCGCAGGGGATATTGTGGAGTACGATTTGCGGAAGGTGGTTCCTTGA